A single region of the Pseudokineococcus lusitanus genome encodes:
- the purS gene encoding phosphoribosylformylglycinamidine synthase subunit PurS, with protein sequence MGRVVVEVMPKPEILDPQGKAVATALPRLGLGRFTGVRQGKRFELEVEGEVTAEVLADAARAAEVLLSNPVIEDVVRVAPVEADAATTGVAGGTA encoded by the coding sequence ATGGGTCGCGTCGTCGTCGAGGTCATGCCGAAGCCCGAGATCCTGGACCCCCAGGGCAAGGCCGTCGCCACGGCGCTGCCCCGGCTGGGGCTGGGTCGCTTCACGGGGGTCCGCCAGGGCAAGCGCTTCGAGCTCGAGGTCGAGGGCGAGGTGACGGCGGAGGTCCTCGCCGACGCCGCCCGCGCCGCCGAGGTGCTGCTGTCCAACCCGGTCATCGAGGACGTCGTCCGCGTGGCGCCCGTCGAGGCCGACGCCGCCACGACCGGCGTCGCCGGCGGGACCGCCTGA
- a CDS encoding phosphoribosylaminoimidazolesuccinocarboxamide synthase, whose translation MSAADAAEAPVELPGWRHVRSGKVRDLYEPASAAPGTGDLLVVASDRVSAFDHVLPSPVPDKGAVLTALSLWWFERLADEGLRVPDHVLSADVGPDDASAGVPAAVAGRAVRCRRLEMLPVECVARGYLTGSGLLDYRATGAVCGVELPPGLVDGSRLEAPVFTPATKAEVGHDENVPFAVVADELGGALAGRAREITLELYALGERVARERGVLLADTKIELGLPPGTDLADPAAADALVLADEVLTPDSSRFWDAASWEPGRAQPSFDKQFVRDWLLSDASGWDRGADAPPPPLPDDVVAATRGRYVEAYERITGRRWG comes from the coding sequence GTGAGCGCCGCCGACGCCGCCGAGGCGCCCGTGGAGCTGCCGGGCTGGCGGCACGTGCGCTCCGGCAAGGTGCGCGACCTCTACGAGCCCGCCTCGGCCGCACCGGGGACCGGTGACCTGCTCGTCGTCGCCAGCGACCGGGTCTCGGCGTTCGACCACGTGCTCCCCTCGCCCGTGCCGGACAAGGGCGCCGTCCTCACCGCCCTGAGCCTCTGGTGGTTCGAGCGGCTCGCCGACGAGGGCCTCAGGGTGCCCGACCACGTGCTCTCCGCCGACGTCGGCCCGGACGACGCCTCCGCCGGGGTGCCCGCCGCGGTGGCCGGCCGGGCGGTCCGCTGCCGGCGGCTCGAGATGCTGCCGGTCGAGTGCGTGGCCCGGGGCTACCTCACCGGCTCGGGCCTGCTCGACTACCGCGCCACCGGCGCCGTGTGCGGCGTCGAGCTGCCGCCGGGGCTCGTGGACGGCTCGCGCCTGGAGGCGCCCGTCTTCACCCCCGCGACGAAGGCCGAGGTGGGGCACGACGAGAACGTCCCGTTCGCCGTCGTGGCGGACGAGCTCGGCGGGGCGCTCGCCGGGCGGGCCCGCGAGATCACCCTGGAGCTGTACGCGCTGGGGGAGCGCGTGGCCCGCGAGCGCGGGGTCCTGCTGGCGGACACCAAGATCGAGCTGGGCCTGCCGCCGGGCACCGACCTCGCGGACCCGGCGGCGGCGGACGCGCTCGTCCTCGCCGACGAGGTGCTGACGCCGGACTCGTCCAGGTTCTGGGACGCCGCGTCGTGGGAGCCGGGCCGCGCCCAGCCCAGCTTCGACAAGCAGTTCGTCCGCGACTGGCTCCTGTCGGACGCCTCGGGCTGGGACCGCGGCGCGGACGCGCCCCCGCCGCCGCTGCCGGACGACGTCGTCGCCGCCACGCGCGGCCGCTACGTCGAGGCGTACGAGCGCATCACCGGGCGGCGCTGGGGCTGA
- a CDS encoding carbon-nitrogen hydrolase family protein, which translates to MRAALVQMTSTDDPAANLRLVEERVTAAAERGATLVVLPEAVLRAFGGGSLAEVAEPLDGPWATAVTALARRLGVTVVVGTFTPAAGEGDARVRNTLLVTGPGGTTSYDKTHLFDAFGYAESDGVQPGSGVVVADVDGEPVGLATCYDVRFPALFTAAADRGARLVVVCASWGAGPGKVEQWELLVRARALDSTSVVVAVGQADAGGPVGAAPTGVGHSLVVSPLGEVLHRLGAEEDTLVVDLDLDAVDDARRVLPVLANRRRDLGV; encoded by the coding sequence ATGCGTGCAGCACTCGTCCAGATGACCAGCACCGACGACCCGGCGGCCAACCTGCGCCTCGTCGAGGAGCGTGTGACCGCGGCGGCCGAGCGGGGGGCGACGCTCGTCGTCCTCCCCGAGGCCGTGCTGCGGGCCTTCGGTGGCGGGTCCCTCGCCGAGGTGGCGGAGCCCCTCGACGGGCCCTGGGCCACGGCCGTCACCGCGCTGGCCCGGCGGCTCGGCGTGACCGTCGTCGTCGGGACCTTCACGCCGGCGGCCGGGGAGGGCGACGCACGGGTCCGCAACACCCTGCTCGTCACGGGGCCGGGCGGCACGACGTCGTACGACAAGACCCACCTCTTCGACGCCTTCGGCTACGCCGAGTCCGACGGGGTGCAGCCCGGGTCCGGCGTCGTCGTCGCGGACGTCGACGGCGAGCCCGTCGGCCTGGCCACCTGCTACGACGTCCGCTTCCCGGCCCTCTTCACCGCGGCGGCCGACCGCGGCGCCCGGCTCGTCGTCGTCTGCGCCTCCTGGGGCGCGGGCCCCGGGAAGGTCGAGCAGTGGGAGCTGCTCGTGCGGGCCCGGGCGCTGGACTCCACGAGCGTCGTCGTCGCCGTCGGGCAGGCCGACGCCGGCGGGCCGGTCGGCGCGGCCCCCACGGGCGTGGGCCACAGCCTCGTGGTCTCGCCGCTCGGCGAGGTGCTGCACCGGCTGGGCGCCGAGGAGGACACCCTCGTCGTCGACCTGGACCTCGACGCCGTCGACGACGCGCGCCGGGTCCTGCCCGTGCTCGCCAACCGTCGCCGGGACCTCGGCGTCTGA
- a CDS encoding DUF305 domain-containing protein encodes MLAAGTVVSAALLLVLGVLLGTHWGSAAGTPAADSVEVGFAHDMQAHHRQAVEMSTLVRDRTDDPDVRQLALDIALTQQQQAGQMFAWLETWGVGQGRTEPVMAWMDEVPGGHAGHGMDLPEGGLGSVAEMPGMATAEQMARLEAADGVEAERIYLQLMATHHVAGVEMAEAGAEGSELPVVQRLATAMATGQQSELLVLDDLLAERGGPLDDL; translated from the coding sequence GTGCTCGCCGCCGGCACGGTCGTGTCGGCGGCGCTGCTGCTCGTCCTCGGCGTGCTCCTCGGGACGCACTGGGGCTCCGCGGCGGGGACGCCCGCCGCGGACTCGGTCGAGGTCGGGTTCGCGCACGACATGCAGGCGCACCACCGCCAGGCCGTCGAGATGTCGACCCTCGTGCGCGACCGCACCGACGACCCCGACGTGCGCCAGCTCGCCCTCGACATCGCCCTCACCCAGCAGCAGCAGGCCGGCCAGATGTTCGCCTGGCTCGAGACCTGGGGCGTCGGCCAGGGCCGCACCGAGCCGGTCATGGCGTGGATGGACGAGGTCCCCGGCGGGCACGCCGGCCACGGCATGGACCTGCCCGAGGGGGGCCTCGGCTCGGTGGCCGAGATGCCCGGCATGGCGACGGCGGAGCAGATGGCCCGCCTCGAGGCCGCCGACGGGGTCGAGGCCGAGCGGATCTACCTGCAGCTCATGGCGACCCACCACGTCGCCGGCGTCGAGATGGCCGAGGCGGGCGCCGAGGGCTCCGAGCTGCCGGTGGTGCAGCGGCTGGCGACGGCCATGGCCACGGGCCAGCAGTCCGAGCTCCTCGTCCTCGACGACCTCCTCGCCGAGCGCGGCGGGCCGCTCGACGACCTCTGA
- a CDS encoding GntR family transcriptional regulator — translation MRSSASAGRERVYEHLVREVLVDPRAQGVYLNEQEVADAVGVSRTPVREALLVLAAEGLVELVPRRGARVPVVTGREITELMELRTLLEVHSADVVVAAGRTPVAAMTAVLDQQRALAGEDPRTSGRRFIELDREFHQVLVDAAGSALVSRTYAGLRARQVLVGVEALLRSVDRQERVCTEHGEILDALGAGDRAAAQEAIERHLAVTLDLLLRS, via the coding sequence ATGCGATCGAGCGCGTCCGCGGGGCGCGAGCGGGTGTACGAGCACCTCGTGCGCGAGGTGCTCGTGGACCCCCGCGCCCAGGGCGTCTACCTCAACGAGCAGGAGGTCGCCGACGCCGTCGGCGTCTCCCGCACGCCGGTGCGCGAGGCCCTGCTGGTGCTCGCGGCCGAGGGCCTCGTGGAGCTCGTCCCGCGCCGCGGCGCCCGCGTCCCGGTCGTCACCGGGCGGGAGATCACCGAGCTGATGGAGCTGCGCACGCTGCTGGAGGTGCACTCCGCCGACGTCGTCGTGGCGGCAGGCCGGACGCCCGTCGCGGCGATGACCGCCGTGCTCGACCAGCAGCGGGCGCTGGCCGGCGAGGACCCCCGCACGTCCGGGCGCCGCTTCATCGAGCTGGACCGCGAGTTCCACCAGGTGCTCGTGGACGCGGCCGGCAGCGCCCTCGTCTCGCGCACCTACGCGGGCCTGCGGGCCCGGCAGGTGCTGGTCGGCGTCGAGGCGCTGCTGCGCAGCGTCGACCGCCAGGAGCGGGTCTGCACCGAGCACGGCGAGATCCTCGACGCGCTCGGAGCGGGCGACCGGGCCGCCGCGCAGGAGGCGATCGAGCGGCACCTCGCGGTGACGCTCGACCTCCTCCTGCGCAGCTGA
- the purQ gene encoding phosphoribosylformylglycinamidine synthase subunit PurQ, whose protein sequence is MARRVGVVTFPGSLDDGDAARAVRLAGGEPVRLWHGDADLHGVDAVVLPGGFSYGDYLRCGAIARFAPVMGPLVEAAHEGLPVLGICNGFQVLCEAHLLPGALVRNDHRTFVCTDQRLRVENTGTAWTSAYGRGEEVVVPLKNGEGGYLADERTLDELEAEGRVVLRYVVPEGGRNPNGSARDIAGVTNAAGNVVGLMPHPEHAVEAGYGPDPRSGTGGTDGLRFFASAIGQLTSA, encoded by the coding sequence ATGGCCCGCCGCGTCGGCGTCGTCACCTTCCCCGGCTCGCTGGACGACGGCGACGCCGCCCGTGCCGTCCGCCTCGCCGGCGGCGAGCCCGTCCGGCTCTGGCACGGCGACGCCGACCTGCACGGCGTGGACGCCGTCGTCCTGCCCGGCGGCTTCTCCTACGGCGACTACCTGCGCTGCGGCGCGATCGCCCGCTTCGCGCCCGTCATGGGGCCGCTCGTCGAGGCCGCCCACGAGGGCCTGCCGGTGCTCGGCATCTGCAACGGCTTCCAGGTGCTCTGCGAGGCGCACCTGCTGCCCGGCGCGCTGGTGCGCAACGACCACCGCACCTTCGTCTGCACCGACCAGCGGCTGCGCGTGGAGAACACCGGCACGGCCTGGACCTCGGCGTACGGCCGGGGCGAGGAGGTCGTCGTCCCGCTGAAGAACGGCGAGGGCGGCTACCTCGCCGACGAGCGCACGCTCGACGAGCTCGAGGCCGAGGGCCGCGTGGTCCTGCGCTACGTCGTCCCGGAGGGCGGCCGGAACCCCAACGGCAGCGCCCGCGACATCGCCGGCGTCACCAACGCGGCCGGCAACGTCGTCGGACTCATGCCCCACCCCGAGCACGCGGTCGAGGCCGGCTACGGCCCCGACCCCCGCTCCGGCACGGGCGGCACCGACGGCCTGCGCTTCTTCGCCTCGGCGATCGGGCAGCTCACCTCCGCCTGA
- a CDS encoding MFS transporter: MDRSPAPPGGTDGGTAAPAVPRKSLVKAFTASLTGTSLEWYDFAVYSAASAIVFPAVFFPASDPYTATVLAFSTYAVGYVSRPVGGFVFGRLGDRIGRKPVLVATLLLIGVATFLIGLLPGYATLGIAAPIILVLLRFAQGVGVGGEWGGAVLLSSEFGDPRRRGFWSSAAQVGPPAGNLLANGALAALAALLTEEAFLSWGWRVAFLLSALLVAFGLWIRLKLEDTPVFRAVQARGEKPSAPISEVFRDQRRPLLAAILSRLGPDVLYALFTVFTLTYGTVALGFERSEVLVAVLVGSAFQLVGIPLAGAVSDRISRRGLYAVAAVGGAVWAFVFFGITDGTSLGLLVVGIALGLVFHSFMYGPQAAYIIEQFSPRLRYTGSSLAYTIAGVFGGAIAPLMFTVIYEETGSPYWIAGYLAVAAALTCVGLAIGRDSDVSEDEAYIASFAEDVAPADAAGPSGRA, encoded by the coding sequence ATGGACCGCTCCCCGGCACCGCCCGGCGGCACGGACGGGGGCACCGCCGCCCCCGCCGTCCCGCGCAAGAGCCTCGTCAAGGCGTTCACCGCCAGCCTCACGGGCACCTCGCTCGAGTGGTACGACTTCGCCGTCTACTCGGCCGCCTCGGCGATCGTCTTCCCGGCGGTCTTCTTCCCAGCGTCCGACCCGTACACCGCGACGGTGCTCGCCTTCTCGACGTACGCCGTCGGCTACGTCTCGCGCCCCGTCGGCGGGTTCGTCTTCGGCCGTCTCGGCGACCGGATCGGCCGCAAGCCCGTCCTCGTGGCGACGCTGCTGCTCATCGGCGTCGCGACGTTCCTCATCGGCCTGCTGCCGGGGTACGCGACGCTCGGCATCGCCGCGCCGATCATCCTCGTGCTGCTGCGCTTCGCCCAGGGCGTCGGCGTCGGCGGCGAGTGGGGCGGCGCCGTCCTGCTCTCGAGCGAGTTCGGGGACCCACGGCGTCGCGGGTTCTGGTCGTCGGCCGCCCAGGTCGGCCCGCCCGCCGGCAACCTGCTCGCCAACGGCGCGCTCGCGGCCCTGGCCGCGCTGCTCACCGAGGAGGCGTTCCTCTCCTGGGGCTGGCGCGTCGCGTTCCTGCTCTCGGCGCTCCTCGTGGCCTTCGGCCTGTGGATCCGCCTCAAGCTCGAGGACACGCCCGTCTTCCGGGCCGTCCAGGCGCGCGGCGAGAAGCCCAGCGCCCCCATCAGCGAGGTCTTCCGCGACCAGCGTCGCCCCCTGCTCGCCGCCATCCTCAGCCGCCTCGGCCCGGACGTCCTCTACGCGCTCTTCACCGTCTTCACCCTGACGTACGGCACGGTCGCGCTCGGCTTCGAGCGCAGCGAGGTGCTGGTCGCCGTCCTCGTGGGCTCGGCGTTCCAGCTCGTCGGCATCCCGCTGGCCGGAGCCGTCTCCGACCGCATCAGCCGCCGCGGCCTCTACGCCGTCGCCGCCGTGGGCGGGGCCGTGTGGGCCTTCGTCTTCTTCGGCATCACGGACGGCACGTCGCTCGGGCTGCTGGTCGTCGGCATCGCCCTCGGCCTGGTCTTCCACTCGTTCATGTACGGGCCCCAGGCCGCGTACATCATCGAGCAGTTCTCGCCGCGGCTGCGCTACACCGGCAGCTCGCTGGCCTACACGATCGCCGGCGTCTTCGGCGGGGCCATCGCGCCGCTGATGTTCACGGTCATCTACGAGGAGACCGGCAGCCCCTACTGGATCGCCGGCTACCTCGCCGTCGCCGCTGCGCTGACGTGCGTCGGGCTGGCGATCGGCCGCGACTCCGACGTCTCCGAGGACGAGGCGTACATCGCCTCCTTCGCCGAAGACGTCGCCCCGGCGGACGCCGCCGGCCCCTCGGGCCGCGCCTGA
- a CDS encoding DUF2848 domain-containing protein: MTAETAPAPRPLRPRLTFALPDGSTREVEVARLLNAGYAGREQDEVRAHIAELAELGVPAPTTTPALYPVAPYLAAQTDVVPVQHARTSGEAEWALVVTEDDVLLTVACDHTDRALEVHGVAWSKNASPDVLGTAAWRLADVRDHLDDIALRGWVTGTDGVRTLVQDSTLGDLLTPDHWLGVLRERGLDLPGTVLASGTVAMVPGVDQFAPRWDVELHDPVTDLRITAGYDVEVMPEPVG, from the coding sequence ATGACCGCCGAGACCGCCCCCGCCCCGCGGCCCCTGCGCCCGCGCCTGACCTTCGCGCTGCCCGACGGCAGCACCCGCGAGGTCGAGGTCGCCCGGCTGCTCAACGCCGGCTACGCGGGCCGCGAGCAGGACGAGGTCCGCGCCCACATCGCCGAGCTAGCCGAGCTCGGCGTGCCGGCGCCGACGACGACGCCCGCCCTCTACCCGGTGGCGCCCTACCTCGCGGCGCAGACCGACGTCGTCCCCGTGCAGCACGCGCGCACGTCGGGCGAGGCCGAGTGGGCGCTCGTCGTCACCGAGGACGACGTGCTGCTCACCGTGGCCTGCGACCACACCGACCGGGCGCTCGAGGTGCACGGCGTCGCGTGGAGCAAGAACGCGAGCCCCGACGTGCTCGGCACCGCCGCCTGGCGGCTCGCGGACGTCCGCGACCACCTCGACGACATCGCCCTGCGCGGCTGGGTCACGGGCACCGACGGGGTCCGCACGCTCGTCCAGGACTCGACCCTCGGCGACCTGCTGACGCCCGACCACTGGCTCGGCGTCCTGCGCGAGCGGGGCCTGGACCTGCCGGGCACGGTGCTCGCCTCCGGCACGGTGGCGATGGTGCCCGGCGTCGACCAGTTCGCGCCGCGGTGGGACGTCGAGCTCCACGACCCGGTGACCGACCTGCGCATCACCGCGGGCTACGACGTCGAGGTCATGCCCGAGCCCGTCGGCTGA
- a CDS encoding DUF3105 domain-containing protein has protein sequence MAQPSNPREERAARAAALRKQQQRKERRQRNLIIGVTGGVVVVLVAAVATVLVTTREETAAEQAALEAPIDGVVELPDEDLGRNHVEGTVEYATTPPAGGDHNAVWLNCGVYPEPVTNENAVHSLEHGAVWITYDPELPTEQVDQLLAAAEPYDYTLVSPYEGMETPITLSAWGSQLALEDASDERIAPFLHQFVQGEQTPEPGAACTGGLS, from the coding sequence GTGGCCCAGCCCAGCAACCCCCGCGAGGAGCGCGCCGCCCGCGCCGCCGCCCTGCGCAAGCAGCAGCAGCGCAAGGAGCGTCGTCAGCGCAACCTCATCATCGGCGTGACGGGCGGCGTCGTCGTCGTGCTCGTCGCCGCGGTCGCGACCGTCCTCGTGACGACGCGCGAGGAGACGGCCGCCGAGCAGGCCGCGCTGGAGGCGCCCATCGACGGCGTCGTCGAGCTGCCGGACGAGGACCTCGGCCGCAACCACGTCGAGGGCACCGTCGAGTACGCGACGACGCCCCCCGCCGGCGGCGACCACAACGCCGTGTGGCTCAACTGCGGCGTCTACCCCGAGCCGGTGACGAACGAGAACGCCGTCCACTCCCTCGAGCACGGCGCGGTCTGGATCACCTACGACCCCGAGCTGCCGACGGAGCAGGTGGACCAGCTGCTCGCCGCGGCCGAGCCGTACGACTACACGCTCGTCAGCCCGTACGAGGGCATGGAGACGCCCATCACGTTGAGCGCGTGGGGCTCTCAGCTCGCGCTCGAGGACGCGTCGGACGAGCGCATCGCGCCGTTCCTCCACCAGTTCGTCCAGGGCGAGCAGACGCCCGAGCCGGGCGCCGCCTGCACGGGCGGCCTGTCCTGA
- a CDS encoding dihydrolipoyl dehydrogenase family protein: MSESSGTGTEREVDVVVVGGGSTGENVADRAHRGGLADVVVVENELVGGECSYWACMPSKALLRPTAALAAARRLPGAAAAVTGEVDVQAVLDRRTSFTSGYDDSSQVEWVEGAGLSLVRGTARLDGERRVVVTAEDGQVTTLVARHAVVVASGSEPTTPPVDGLGDVPHWGSREATSATEVPRRLLVLGAGVVGLEMATAFRRLGAEVTVVGGSAVLGAFEPRAGELVADALREEGVEVVVGDRAASAARDDGEVRLTLSSGRELVADELLVATGRRPRTTDLGLETVGLEPGAALDIDASGRVRGVEGTWLYAAGDVTGLAPLTHMGKYAARAVGDVVAARARGEAQGEQAPWSPYATTALRQAVPQVVFTDPEVASVGLTEEQAREAGVDVRVVALDIAVAGSSLHADGYTGWACLVLDDARGVVVGATFVGQDVAELLHSATVAVVGEVPLDRLWHAVPSYPTISEVWLRLLEAAGL, encoded by the coding sequence ATGAGCGAGAGCAGCGGCACGGGCACCGAGCGCGAGGTCGACGTCGTCGTGGTCGGCGGCGGGTCGACGGGCGAGAACGTCGCGGACCGTGCCCACCGGGGCGGGCTGGCGGACGTCGTGGTCGTCGAGAACGAGCTCGTCGGGGGCGAGTGCTCGTACTGGGCGTGCATGCCGAGCAAGGCGCTGCTGCGCCCGACGGCGGCGCTCGCGGCGGCGCGGCGGCTCCCCGGCGCGGCGGCGGCCGTCACCGGCGAGGTCGACGTGCAGGCGGTCCTCGACCGTCGCACCTCCTTCACGAGCGGGTACGACGACTCCTCCCAGGTCGAGTGGGTGGAGGGCGCCGGCCTCTCCCTCGTCCGCGGGACCGCGCGCCTCGACGGGGAGCGCCGCGTCGTCGTGACGGCCGAGGACGGGCAGGTCACCACGCTCGTCGCCCGCCACGCCGTCGTCGTCGCGTCCGGCTCCGAGCCGACGACGCCGCCGGTCGACGGCCTCGGCGACGTGCCGCACTGGGGAAGCCGCGAGGCGACGTCGGCCACCGAGGTCCCGCGGCGGCTGCTCGTCCTCGGGGCGGGCGTCGTCGGCCTCGAGATGGCGACGGCCTTCCGGCGCCTCGGCGCCGAGGTGACCGTCGTCGGCGGGTCCGCCGTCCTCGGCGCCTTCGAGCCGCGCGCGGGCGAGCTCGTCGCGGACGCGCTGCGCGAGGAGGGCGTCGAGGTCGTCGTCGGCGACCGCGCCGCCTCCGCCGCCCGCGACGACGGCGAGGTCCGGCTCACGCTGAGCAGCGGGCGCGAGCTCGTCGCCGACGAGCTCCTCGTCGCGACCGGCCGTCGGCCGCGGACCACCGACCTCGGGCTGGAGACGGTCGGGCTCGAGCCCGGCGCCGCGCTCGACATCGACGCCTCGGGCCGTGTCCGCGGCGTCGAGGGCACGTGGCTCTACGCGGCGGGCGACGTCACGGGGCTGGCCCCCCTGACGCACATGGGCAAGTACGCGGCCCGCGCCGTCGGCGACGTCGTCGCCGCCCGGGCTCGCGGGGAGGCGCAGGGCGAGCAGGCGCCGTGGTCGCCGTACGCGACGACGGCGCTGCGGCAGGCGGTCCCGCAGGTCGTCTTCACCGACCCGGAGGTGGCCTCGGTCGGGCTCACGGAGGAGCAGGCGCGGGAGGCCGGCGTCGACGTCCGCGTCGTCGCGCTCGACATCGCCGTTGCCGGGTCCTCGCTGCACGCGGACGGGTACACGGGCTGGGCCTGCCTCGTCCTCGACGACGCCCGCGGCGTCGTCGTCGGCGCCACCTTCGTGGGCCAGGACGTCGCCGAGCTGCTGCACTCCGCGACGGTCGCCGTCGTCGGGGAGGTGCCGCTGGACCGGCTCTGGCACGCGGTCCCCAGCTACCCGACGATCAGCGAGGTGTGGCTGCGCCTCCTCGAGGCCGCCGGCCTCTGA
- a CDS encoding DUF3500 domain-containing protein, whose product MTATPSGPRPVRDPATARATTAAARALLAALDDDGRRRLAERAGPDRRSWTFVDGRHPGLVLGDLAGGALAAAEALLASTGDDREGGSGLLRGAVELERVRQHLAAAAAGGPLEPASLEGRDDPDPYSLRLEGTPGDGPWGWRVSGHHLSVHVAVADERVTVTPHFVGAQPAVVPHGSRAGWRLLAPEEDLARDVLAALDPDRLAVARPDDVAPADVLTGTDPVADPSVIPAGLAHRDMPPAAQASLEALLRHYLRRAPAASAAACWEDLVADGLGGVEMTWLGSLERGEGHYYGVRAPSMLVELDNTQHGADHVHTVWRHLRDDFGGDALRDHLRDAHRDEDHHRHR is encoded by the coding sequence GTGACCGCCACCCCGTCCGGGCCCCGGCCCGTCCGCGACCCCGCCACCGCCCGGGCCACCACCGCCGCCGCCCGCGCCCTCCTCGCCGCGCTGGACGACGACGGACGGCGGCGGCTGGCCGAGCGGGCCGGCCCGGACCGCCGCTCGTGGACCTTCGTCGACGGGCGTCACCCGGGCCTCGTGCTCGGCGACCTCGCGGGCGGGGCGCTCGCGGCGGCGGAGGCGCTGCTGGCGAGCACGGGCGACGACCGCGAGGGCGGCAGCGGGCTCCTGCGCGGCGCCGTCGAGCTGGAGCGGGTCCGCCAGCACCTCGCGGCCGCGGCGGCCGGCGGGCCGCTCGAGCCCGCCTCGCTGGAGGGCCGCGACGACCCGGACCCCTACTCCCTCCGCCTCGAGGGCACGCCGGGCGACGGGCCCTGGGGCTGGCGGGTCAGCGGCCACCACCTGTCCGTGCACGTCGCCGTCGCCGACGAGCGGGTCACCGTGACGCCGCACTTCGTCGGCGCCCAGCCGGCGGTCGTCCCGCACGGGTCGCGGGCGGGCTGGCGGCTGCTCGCGCCCGAGGAGGACCTGGCCCGCGACGTCCTCGCGGCCCTGGACCCGGACCGGCTCGCCGTCGCCCGCCCGGACGACGTCGCCCCCGCCGACGTCCTCACGGGCACCGACCCCGTGGCCGACCCCTCCGTCATCCCCGCGGGGCTGGCGCACCGCGACATGCCGCCGGCGGCGCAGGCGTCGCTCGAGGCGCTGCTGCGGCACTACCTGCGGCGCGCCCCGGCCGCGTCCGCCGCGGCGTGCTGGGAGGACCTCGTCGCCGACGGCCTCGGCGGCGTGGAGATGACGTGGCTCGGCTCGCTCGAGCGGGGCGAGGGCCACTACTACGGCGTCCGCGCGCCGAGCATGCTCGTCGAGCTCGACAACACCCAGCACGGCGCCGACCACGTCCACACCGTCTGGCGGCACCTGCGCGACGACTTCGGCGGCGACGCCCTCCGTGACCACCTGCGCGACGCCCACCGCGACGAGGACCACCACCGCCACCGCTGA
- a CDS encoding DUF1990 domain-containing protein: MSTAAASARRHVGAAHAERGDRWPGWGPGYATTDVSRVVGRGGRAFARARAGLLGWDVQRLAGVHVDVATPPVADGVEVTQTAGPGGLLVARCRVRDVVDEPGRAGFTYETLRPHPEEGWESFALVLDGEDVAFRVRSWSRLVWAPARLASPAARAAQRLAVTRYLRAARQLAR, from the coding sequence GTGAGCACGGCGGCCGCCTCCGCCCGCCGCCACGTCGGCGCGGCCCACGCCGAGCGCGGGGACCGCTGGCCGGGCTGGGGGCCCGGGTACGCGACGACCGACGTCAGCCGGGTCGTGGGCCGGGGCGGCCGGGCCTTCGCGCGCGCCCGCGCCGGGCTCCTCGGCTGGGACGTGCAGCGGCTCGCGGGCGTGCACGTCGACGTGGCGACCCCGCCCGTCGCCGACGGCGTGGAGGTCACCCAGACCGCCGGGCCTGGTGGCCTGCTCGTGGCCCGCTGCCGGGTCCGCGACGTCGTCGACGAGCCCGGTCGGGCCGGCTTCACGTACGAGACGCTGCGGCCGCACCCCGAGGAGGGCTGGGAGAGCTTCGCCCTCGTGCTCGACGGCGAGGACGTCGCGTTCCGCGTCCGCTCGTGGTCGCGCCTCGTCTGGGCCCCGGCGCGCCTCGCCTCCCCCGCGGCCCGCGCCGCCCAGCGGCTCGCCGTCACCCGCTACCTGCGCGCGGCGCGGCAGCTGGCGCGCTGA
- a CDS encoding MBL fold metallo-hydrolase, giving the protein MRLTHLGHSTLLVEAGGARVLVDPGAFTPGWEELRDLDAVVVTHAHPDHLDPAEGRFEALRSANPGARVLAEPQTAGDARWGAEVLAPGDVTSVGALPLRAVGGEHALIHEDVPRVGNVGVLLGGDGEPLLFHPGDAYAEAPEGVDVLALPLTAPWTSLRETVSFARRVAPRLLVPVHDAIVSAPGRAVYLRQVDALGPEGTEVLDLAGTGAREVPA; this is encoded by the coding sequence ATGCGCCTGACCCACCTCGGCCACTCCACCCTGCTCGTCGAGGCCGGGGGTGCCCGCGTGCTCGTCGACCCCGGTGCCTTCACCCCCGGGTGGGAGGAGCTGCGCGACCTCGACGCCGTCGTCGTCACGCACGCCCACCCCGACCACCTCGACCCCGCCGAGGGCCGCTTCGAGGCCCTCCGTTCGGCCAACCCCGGCGCGCGCGTCCTCGCCGAGCCGCAGACCGCGGGTGACGCCCGCTGGGGCGCCGAGGTCCTCGCGCCGGGCGACGTCACGTCCGTCGGCGCGCTGCCGCTGCGCGCCGTCGGCGGCGAGCACGCGCTCATCCACGAGGACGTGCCGCGCGTCGGCAACGTCGGCGTCCTGCTCGGCGGGGACGGCGAGCCGCTGCTCTTCCACCCCGGCGACGCCTACGCCGAGGCGCCCGAGGGCGTCGACGTCCTGGCCCTGCCGCTGACGGCCCCGTGGACGTCGCTGCGGGAGACCGTGTCCTTCGCCCGCCGTGTCGCGCCGCGGCTGCTCGTACCGGTGCACGACGCGATCGTCTCGGCGCCGGGCCGGGCGGTGTACCTGCGGCAGGTCGACGCGCTCGGGCCCGAGGGCACCGAGGTGCTCGACCTCGCGGGCACCGGCGCCCGCGAGGTCCCGGCGTGA